In the genome of Bacillus sp. S3, one region contains:
- the menH gene encoding 2-succinyl-6-hydroxy-2,4-cyclohexadiene-1-carboxylate synthase, with the protein MDVFIDGIRYHVKVSGNGSPPLVLLHGFTGDAETWAPFIADWSRHSMVIAPDIIGHGKSESPENLSHYQIESAAGDLHDMLDELGVSEVDLLGYSMGGRLALTFALLFPNRVRKLMLESASPGLATEAERELRRMKDAELAKFIRDQGIKPFVKYWEGIPLFSTMKRLPAKMNESIRMQRLRNSSIGLANSLLGMGTGSQPSWWNRLDQLACEVLLITGREDKKFCGIAESILQSLKKGTWVVVENSGHAIHVEEPEKFGTIVSDFLSKKI; encoded by the coding sequence ATGGACGTTTTCATCGACGGAATTCGTTATCATGTAAAGGTCAGCGGGAACGGATCTCCACCGCTTGTTTTGCTACATGGATTTACCGGCGATGCAGAAACATGGGCACCCTTTATTGCAGACTGGAGCCGGCATTCCATGGTAATTGCACCAGACATCATTGGGCACGGGAAATCAGAGTCTCCCGAGAATTTATCACACTACCAAATTGAGTCAGCTGCTGGAGACTTACATGACATGCTTGATGAATTAGGTGTTAGTGAGGTAGATTTGCTTGGCTATTCTATGGGGGGCCGGCTGGCACTCACATTTGCGCTCCTTTTTCCAAACAGGGTGCGAAAGCTGATGCTTGAAAGTGCATCACCGGGACTTGCTACAGAAGCGGAAAGAGAACTTCGCCGTATGAAAGATGCAGAACTTGCAAAGTTTATTAGAGATCAAGGGATTAAGCCGTTTGTTAAGTATTGGGAAGGGATTCCCCTCTTTTCTACGATGAAGCGGCTGCCTGCTAAGATGAATGAATCGATTCGGATGCAGCGGCTTCGTAATTCTTCTATTGGACTAGCAAACAGTTTACTTGGAATGGGAACGGGTTCACAACCTTCCTGGTGGAACCGATTAGATCAACTGGCTTGTGAAGTTTTGCTGATAACAGGTCGTGAGGATAAAAAGTTTTGCGGGATTGCCGAGAGTATACTGCAATCGCTTAAAAAAGGTACTTGGGTTGTCGTTGAAAATAGTGGACATGCAATTCATGTGGAAGAACCAGAAAAGTTTGGTACAATAGTAAGTGACTTTTTGTCAAAAAAAATCTAA
- a CDS encoding beta-class carbonic anhydrase, translated as MTILNEILDHNQKFVDNHEYEKYETTKFPNKRMVILTCMDTRLLELLPKALNLGNGDAKLIKDAGALVTHPFGSVMRSILVAVYQLQAQEVLVIGHHDCGMSGMKPEPVIESMKERGITDETFATLSYSGIDIKQWLQGFENVNDSVAHSVDMIKHHPLLPSGVPVHGLVIDPKTGKLDVVVDGYQD; from the coding sequence ATGACGATATTGAATGAGATATTAGATCACAACCAAAAATTTGTAGACAATCATGAATATGAAAAATACGAAACAACGAAATTCCCGAATAAACGGATGGTCATCCTTACTTGCATGGATACACGATTGTTGGAGTTACTGCCAAAAGCGCTAAACTTAGGAAATGGTGATGCCAAGCTGATTAAAGATGCTGGTGCCCTTGTGACACATCCTTTTGGAAGTGTAATGAGAAGTATTTTGGTTGCAGTATACCAATTACAGGCACAGGAGGTTTTGGTCATCGGACACCATGATTGCGGCATGAGCGGCATGAAACCAGAACCCGTGATTGAGAGTATGAAAGAACGGGGAATAACGGATGAAACATTTGCCACACTTTCTTATTCCGGCATCGACATTAAACAGTGGCTTCAAGGGTTCGAGAATGTGAATGACAGTGTTGCACACAGTGTAGATATGATTAAACATCACCCATTATTGCCTAGCGGGGTTCCTGTTCATGGATTGGTCATTGACCCTAAAACAGGAAAGCTCGACGTAGTTGTCGATGGCTATCAGGACTAA
- a CDS encoding DUF6154 family protein gives MKLVDELYEMYRNKLTGDEEDIDMLTFAFLEEMSHEDLLALIQEMDKQELYDLMGLYLIESLKGKFAQEEYGQHRAHTFYPRNIH, from the coding sequence ATGAAATTAGTCGATGAATTATATGAGATGTACCGAAACAAATTAACGGGGGATGAAGAGGATATTGATATGCTGACATTTGCCTTTTTGGAAGAGATGTCTCATGAAGATCTTCTTGCATTAATTCAGGAAATGGATAAACAGGAACTATATGATTTAATGGGGCTATACCTAATTGAAAGCCTAAAAGGGAAATTTGCCCAAGAAGAGTACGGGCAGCATCGAGCACATACTTTTTATCCTAGAAATATTCATTGA
- the menC gene encoding o-succinylbenzoate synthase: MKIAKIELFVIQMPLKAPFLTHLGAVNDREGIIVKITNTDGLSGYGEGVAFSTPWYTEETVITSLHMLTDILIPLLQKSPINSPEDASQLFSSIRRNNMAKAALETALWDLDAKSQTASLSKTLGGTRTMIASGVVVATDSTKNALQQIEQFLEDGYQRIKVKINPQQDYHFLADIRHHYPNLPIMADANSAYSLKTIDRLKALDDFNLMMIEQPLAHDDIIEHALLQKEIRTPVCLDESIVTFDDARKAIEYGSCKIINIKVGRVGGLYEAKRIHDYCFERGISVWCGGMIEFGISRAHNIALASLPGFTIPGDISASRRFWEEDIIFPEVTVKNGFITVPSNPGIGYEINKKRLEEVTLTKKTFPFSR; the protein is encoded by the coding sequence ATGAAAATAGCCAAGATTGAACTTTTTGTTATTCAAATGCCATTAAAGGCACCATTTCTAACGCATCTCGGAGCGGTGAATGACCGAGAGGGAATCATCGTTAAGATTACTAACACTGATGGGCTTTCAGGGTATGGTGAAGGTGTGGCCTTCTCTACGCCGTGGTATACCGAAGAAACGGTGATAACTAGTCTACATATGTTAACAGACATTTTAATTCCCTTGCTGCAAAAATCTCCTATTAACAGCCCTGAAGACGCATCGCAGCTTTTCAGTTCGATAAGAAGAAACAATATGGCAAAGGCGGCCCTGGAAACAGCGCTATGGGATTTAGATGCAAAGTCCCAAACTGCCTCACTTTCAAAAACGCTAGGCGGTACACGCACGATGATCGCTTCAGGTGTAGTAGTTGCAACCGATTCAACCAAAAATGCGCTCCAGCAAATCGAACAGTTTCTTGAGGATGGGTATCAACGGATCAAAGTAAAAATTAATCCACAACAGGATTACCACTTTCTCGCAGATATCCGACATCATTATCCAAATCTGCCGATAATGGCAGATGCCAATTCCGCTTATTCGTTAAAGACAATAGACCGGTTAAAAGCTTTAGATGACTTTAACCTGATGATGATTGAGCAGCCGCTGGCACATGACGATATCATCGAACATGCTCTGCTGCAAAAGGAGATCCGTACGCCCGTTTGTTTAGATGAAAGTATCGTCACCTTTGATGATGCAAGGAAAGCAATCGAGTACGGAAGTTGTAAAATCATTAATATAAAAGTGGGGCGGGTTGGCGGACTTTATGAAGCTAAACGAATCCATGATTATTGTTTTGAAAGGGGAATTTCCGTTTGGTGCGGCGGCATGATCGAATTTGGTATTTCACGTGCCCATAATATTGCACTTGCTTCCCTCCCAGGATTCACCATTCCCGGGGATATATCCGCATCGCGTCGTTTCTGGGAGGAAGATATTATTTTTCCCGAAGTAACCGTTAAAAATGGGTTTATTACGGTACCATCCAACCCTGGAATTGGATACGAAATTAATAAAAAAAGGCTGGAAGAGGTCACTTTAACAAAAAAGACTTTTCCGTTTTCACGATAA
- the menB gene encoding 1,4-dihydroxy-2-naphthoyl-CoA synthase — protein MTVEWVPGRKYDEIIYETYNGIAKITINRPHVHNAFTPKTVTEMFDAFAHARDDSSIGVIVLTGAGEKAFCSGGDQSVRGHGGYVGEDQIPRLNVLDLQRLIRVIPKPVIAMVKGYAIGGGHVLHVVCDLTIAADNAVFGQTGPKVGSFDAGYGSGYLARIIGHKKAREIWYLCRQYNAQEALDMGLVNTVVPLEQVEEETIKWCEEMLEKSPTALRFIKAAMNADTDGLAGLQQFAGDATLLYYTTDEAKEGRDSFKEKRKPDFGQFPRFP, from the coding sequence GTGACAGTAGAATGGGTTCCAGGACGCAAATATGATGAAATTATTTATGAAACCTATAATGGGATTGCGAAAATCACGATTAACCGCCCACACGTACATAATGCTTTTACACCAAAGACGGTAACAGAAATGTTTGATGCTTTTGCACATGCACGCGATGATTCTAGCATAGGCGTTATTGTGTTAACAGGTGCTGGCGAGAAGGCGTTCTGTTCCGGCGGTGACCAAAGTGTCCGCGGACATGGCGGCTATGTAGGCGAGGATCAAATTCCACGCTTAAATGTCCTTGATTTACAGCGTTTAATCCGTGTGATTCCTAAGCCAGTTATTGCAATGGTCAAAGGTTATGCGATTGGCGGCGGCCATGTTCTCCATGTTGTTTGTGATTTAACCATTGCTGCGGATAACGCGGTATTTGGACAAACAGGTCCTAAAGTAGGCAGTTTTGATGCGGGTTACGGTTCAGGCTACTTAGCCCGAATTATCGGCCATAAAAAAGCCCGTGAAATTTGGTATTTATGCCGTCAGTACAATGCCCAGGAAGCGCTTGATATGGGCTTAGTGAACACTGTTGTTCCTTTAGAGCAAGTTGAAGAAGAAACAATTAAATGGTGTGAGGAAATGCTTGAGAAAAGTCCAACGGCTCTTCGCTTTATTAAAGCAGCAATGAATGCTGATACGGATGGATTAGCAGGACTTCAGCAATTTGCAGGCGATGCTACATTGCTTTACTATACAACAGATGAAGCAAAAGAAGGCCGCGATTCCTTTAAAGAAAAGCGCAAGCCGGATTTCGGCCAATTCCCGCGTTTCCCTTGA
- the ytkD gene encoding RNA deprotection pyrophosphohydrolase, whose protein sequence is MKQFLDRNGNKVELSFLRNAFAESAQHVLIICEYQDFWLLTNHKQRGLEFPGGKVEAGETLEEAARRETYEETGGILGGLEFIGEYKVSDKKGSFVKAVFFGGIERIEKTNSYFETKGPVMVDGDILQQRFEDNYSFIMQDEVIGECLKQIQKLQLKKE, encoded by the coding sequence ATGAAACAGTTTTTAGATCGTAATGGGAATAAGGTTGAACTTTCCTTTTTACGGAATGCATTTGCAGAATCGGCACAGCATGTGCTTATTATTTGCGAATATCAGGACTTCTGGTTATTAACTAATCATAAACAACGCGGTTTAGAATTTCCCGGTGGTAAAGTGGAAGCAGGGGAAACACTTGAAGAAGCAGCAAGACGCGAGACTTATGAAGAGACAGGAGGCATCCTGGGTGGATTGGAATTTATTGGAGAGTACAAGGTTTCAGATAAAAAAGGCTCATTTGTAAAGGCCGTATTTTTTGGGGGAATTGAACGGATCGAGAAAACCAATTCTTATTTTGAAACGAAGGGACCTGTTATGGTAGATGGCGATATTTTGCAGCAACGTTTTGAAGATAACTATAGCTTTATCATGCAGGATGAAGTCATTGGGGAATGTCTGAAACAGATCCAGAAGCTTCAACTCAAAAAGGAATAG
- a CDS encoding hydrolase, with the protein MDEQKKTYYIDVGTGHITRSATSSTWSYKIQATDQEITELRELFNQNYSTEWKNFFRAHVPYVQYHYDRENDAYDSTIQQVYGMLHQLGDEEAKAHIESMNILPK; encoded by the coding sequence ATGGATGAACAGAAGAAAACCTATTATATTGATGTTGGAACGGGTCATATCACAAGAAGTGCCACAAGTTCCACGTGGAGCTATAAAATTCAAGCAACTGACCAAGAAATTACCGAGCTGCGCGAGCTGTTTAACCAAAACTATTCAACAGAGTGGAAAAACTTTTTTCGGGCCCATGTTCCATATGTTCAATACCACTATGACCGGGAAAATGATGCCTACGACAGTACCATCCAACAGGTGTATGGCATGCTTCATCAATTGGGTGATGAAGAAGCCAAAGCACATATTGAAAGCATGAATATCTTACCGAAATAA
- the yidD gene encoding membrane protein insertion efficiency factor YidD, which translates to MFKKTLLAIIRFYQVAISPLKPPTCRFYPTCSHYGLEAVQRFGALKGGWLTIKRISKCHPFHPGGIDPVPEKKQD; encoded by the coding sequence ATGTTTAAAAAAACTTTACTAGCGATTATTCGTTTTTACCAAGTAGCCATCTCACCCTTAAAACCGCCGACATGCCGATTCTATCCAACCTGTTCTCATTACGGCTTAGAGGCCGTACAGCGTTTCGGTGCTTTAAAAGGCGGCTGGCTTACAATAAAGCGAATTTCAAAATGTCATCCCTTTCATCCGGGAGGTATTGATCCTGTTCCGGAAAAAAAGCAAGATTAG
- the ytzI gene encoding YtzI protein: MYTVMVVGIIIVIVVLLLAVITTSKAYDYKHSVDSLEDNPYLNQENESIQDQKKA, encoded by the coding sequence TTGTATACAGTGATGGTAGTCGGTATTATTATTGTTATTGTCGTCTTGCTTCTAGCGGTCATTACCACTTCAAAAGCATACGATTATAAACATAGTGTGGATTCATTAGAAGATAATCCTTATTTGAACCAAGAGAACGAATCTATCCAAGACCAAAAGAAGGCATAA
- a CDS encoding o-succinylbenzoate--CoA ligase, with protein MQNETMPNFLKKRAFLTPDRTAVFFQDQTLTFKELYNRSLKTAGQVQASGVQKDQFVGVLLKNHLDTVVILFALQLIGVKAVILNSRLTAVELLWQLNDAKASFLILEDEFAEMELAQLASIKTFTKECLYEIIPVKPTIKDEVSLSDICTIMYTSGTTGNPKGVIQTYGNHWWSSVGSALNLGFMETDCWLCTVPLFHISGFSILMRSVIYGMPIVLHDHFDVERTIEDIQTKKVTIMSVVGTMLTRIVDALRERRLANHFRCMLLGGGPAPLPLLKACVDKEIPVFQTYGMTESSSQIVTLSPEYSLTKLGSAGKPLFPAELKIVHDDGRAATAGEAGEIAVKGPNVTPGYLYRPEVTNEKIHDGWLYTGDIGYLDEEGFLYVIDRRSDLIISGGENIYPAEVEAVLLAHPAVKEAGVTGIDDAKWGQVPAAFIVKREEVTVDDLQQFCLTQLAKYKMPKVFYFTEKLPRNAAKKLLRRELREWVADHENSQD; from the coding sequence ATGCAAAACGAAACAATGCCCAATTTTTTAAAGAAAAGAGCATTCCTCACTCCTGACCGAACAGCAGTTTTTTTTCAGGACCAAACTTTAACATTTAAAGAGCTATACAATCGATCTCTTAAGACTGCAGGGCAGGTCCAGGCAAGCGGTGTGCAAAAAGACCAATTTGTAGGGGTATTATTAAAAAACCACCTTGATACTGTGGTGATTTTATTTGCACTCCAGTTAATTGGGGTTAAAGCGGTTATTTTGAATAGCCGGCTAACAGCAGTTGAGCTGTTGTGGCAATTGAATGACGCAAAAGCATCATTCCTCATCCTTGAGGATGAATTTGCCGAAATGGAATTAGCCCAATTAGCATCAATAAAGACCTTTACGAAAGAGTGTCTGTATGAAATAATCCCAGTAAAACCAACTATCAAAGACGAAGTCAGCCTTTCCGACATCTGCACCATCATGTACACCTCAGGCACAACCGGCAACCCTAAAGGTGTAATACAAACATACGGGAACCATTGGTGGAGCTCTGTCGGCTCGGCATTAAATTTAGGCTTTATGGAGACCGATTGCTGGCTTTGTACGGTACCGTTATTCCATATCAGCGGATTCTCCATTCTCATGCGCAGTGTCATCTACGGCATGCCGATTGTCCTCCATGACCACTTTGATGTAGAGAGAACGATAGAAGATATTCAAACAAAAAAGGTAACAATTATGTCAGTGGTTGGGACCATGTTAACGCGTATCGTTGATGCATTAAGGGAAAGAAGGCTTGCCAATCATTTTCGCTGTATGCTGCTTGGGGGCGGTCCTGCACCGTTACCATTACTAAAAGCTTGCGTTGATAAAGAAATTCCTGTCTTTCAAACATATGGCATGACAGAATCCTCCTCGCAAATTGTGACTCTTTCACCTGAATACAGTCTGACAAAGCTTGGTTCAGCAGGAAAGCCACTGTTTCCGGCTGAGCTAAAAATTGTCCATGACGATGGTCGTGCCGCCACAGCCGGTGAAGCCGGAGAAATTGCTGTCAAGGGGCCAAATGTAACCCCAGGCTATTTATATCGACCGGAAGTCACAAATGAAAAAATTCATGATGGCTGGTTATATACGGGGGACATCGGGTATCTGGACGAGGAAGGATTTTTGTATGTGATTGACCGGCGTTCTGACCTGATTATCTCAGGAGGAGAAAACATCTACCCTGCAGAAGTAGAAGCAGTTTTATTAGCCCATCCTGCGGTTAAAGAAGCAGGGGTTACTGGCATTGATGATGCAAAATGGGGGCAGGTACCGGCTGCATTTATTGTTAAAAGAGAAGAAGTCACAGTAGACGATCTTCAACAATTTTGCCTTACTCAACTAGCTAAATACAAGATGCCTAAAGTCTTTTATTTTACCGAAAAGCTGCCAAGGAATGCAGCAAAAAAATTGCTGCGAAGAGAACTGCGGGAGTGGGTGGCTGATCATGAAAATAGCCAAGATTGA
- the menD gene encoding 2-succinyl-5-enolpyruvyl-6-hydroxy-3-cyclohexene-1-carboxylic-acid synthase has translation MNHQESLTAYIAAFVSELVLTGVTDVVVSPGSRSTPMAMVMAEHPELNIHVHVDERSAAFFALGIAKAINRPVAILCTSGTAAANYFPAIVEARYSRVPLIVLTADRPHELRDVGAPQAIDQIHLYGHHVKWFAEMAVPEKNDEIIRYARTICARAAAIAAAAPSGPVHLNFPFREPLIPKLDEVLFQLTERPKGYVQVQNGELTINPEQFKVIAEKLTGTEKGIIVCGNIADNRFAEAVTKLSDSLNYPILADPLSQLRSGKHSKKNIIESYDTFLRNEDAKDFLKPDIVLRFGAMPISKALTIFLKENHAAEQFVIDGGGGWRDPASLSTNMVFCNETTFCETLLTSMDNKAPTDYLADWKKVNELTKKNMTGIHDIAELSEGRLFYQLADMLPEGSTLFVGNSMPIRDIDSFFLNNNKSIKVMANRGANGIDGTVSTALGAALYSKSLYLILGDLTFFHDLNGLIAAKLYQLDIKIILVNNNGGGIFSFLPQAEHPKNFELLFGTPLNLEFEHAVRMFNGYFTKITDWHHLHMELEKSNGQKGIHVYEIATKREINLHEHRNFWRSVSQEISNFVKGEQ, from the coding sequence ATGAATCATCAAGAATCATTAACAGCTTATATTGCGGCTTTTGTTTCAGAACTCGTGTTAACAGGGGTTACTGATGTCGTTGTTAGTCCTGGTTCACGCTCGACTCCGATGGCGATGGTAATGGCTGAACACCCTGAATTAAATATTCATGTTCATGTAGATGAACGCTCAGCTGCCTTTTTTGCTTTAGGTATTGCTAAGGCCATTAACAGGCCTGTTGCCATTCTCTGCACATCCGGCACTGCTGCGGCTAACTACTTTCCAGCGATTGTGGAGGCGCGATATTCACGAGTGCCCTTAATTGTCCTTACGGCAGACAGGCCGCATGAATTAAGGGATGTGGGAGCACCTCAGGCAATTGACCAAATCCATCTATATGGCCATCATGTTAAATGGTTTGCTGAAATGGCTGTACCGGAGAAAAATGATGAGATTATCCGGTACGCCCGGACCATTTGTGCCCGTGCTGCTGCTATTGCGGCGGCAGCTCCTTCGGGTCCGGTTCATTTGAATTTTCCGTTTCGGGAGCCGCTCATTCCAAAATTGGATGAGGTACTTTTCCAGCTTACGGAACGCCCAAAAGGATATGTTCAGGTTCAAAATGGGGAGCTAACCATCAATCCAGAGCAATTTAAAGTTATAGCGGAAAAATTAACCGGCACGGAAAAAGGGATTATTGTCTGTGGAAATATTGCTGACAATCGCTTTGCCGAAGCCGTGACGAAGCTTTCGGATTCATTAAACTATCCGATTTTAGCTGACCCGTTATCACAATTAAGAAGTGGTAAACACAGCAAAAAAAATATCATTGAATCATATGATACATTTTTAAGAAATGAAGATGCTAAAGACTTTCTTAAACCAGATATTGTTTTGCGATTCGGGGCAATGCCAATCTCTAAGGCGTTAACCATTTTCTTAAAGGAAAACCACGCTGCAGAGCAATTTGTCATCGATGGCGGCGGAGGCTGGCGCGATCCTGCTTCATTATCCACAAATATGGTTTTTTGTAATGAGACGACCTTTTGCGAAACGCTGTTAACCTCTATGGACAACAAAGCGCCAACCGACTATTTGGCTGATTGGAAAAAAGTTAACGAGCTCACAAAGAAAAATATGACGGGCATTCACGACATTGCTGAATTAAGTGAAGGCAGGCTGTTTTATCAATTAGCTGATATGCTTCCGGAAGGGTCAACTCTTTTTGTGGGGAATAGCATGCCAATCCGAGACATTGACAGTTTCTTTTTAAATAATAATAAATCGATTAAAGTAATGGCGAATCGAGGCGCTAATGGCATTGACGGTACGGTTTCGACTGCCTTGGGTGCTGCCCTGTATTCAAAGTCCTTATATTTAATACTGGGGGATTTAACTTTCTTCCATGACTTAAATGGCCTTATTGCAGCAAAACTTTATCAGCTTGATATTAAGATTATTCTTGTGAACAATAATGGAGGCGGGATTTTTTCCTTCTTACCGCAAGCGGAGCATCCGAAAAATTTTGAACTCCTATTTGGTACACCTCTAAATCTAGAATTTGAACATGCTGTAAGAATGTTTAACGGATATTTTACAAAAATTACAGATTGGCACCACCTTCATATGGAATTGGAAAAGAGCAATGGCCAAAAAGGTATACATGTTTATGAGATTGCGACAAAAAGAGAGATTAATCTTCATGAACATCGGAATTTTTGGCGCTCTGTTTCCCAGGAAATATCAAATTTTGTCAAAGGTGAGCAGTAA
- a CDS encoding S-ribosylhomocysteine lyase translates to MPSVESFDLDHNAVKAPYVRHCGVHKVGSDGIVNKYDIRFCQPNKQAMKPDAIHTLEHLLAFNIRKHSEKYDHFDIIDISPMGCQTGYYLVVSGEPTVEEIIDLLEDTMKDAVEIIDIPAANERQCGQAKLHDLEGAKRLMRFWLEQSKEELKQVFA, encoded by the coding sequence ATGCCTTCAGTAGAAAGCTTTGACTTAGATCATAATGCCGTGAAAGCCCCATATGTAAGACATTGTGGTGTCCATAAGGTAGGGAGTGACGGTATTGTTAATAAATATGATATCCGTTTTTGCCAGCCAAATAAACAGGCGATGAAACCAGATGCGATTCATACACTTGAGCATTTGCTTGCCTTTAATATTCGTAAGCATTCAGAAAAGTATGACCACTTCGATATTATTGATATTTCACCGATGGGCTGCCAAACCGGTTACTATCTAGTAGTCAGCGGAGAACCAACCGTCGAGGAAATTATTGACCTTCTTGAAGATACAATGAAGGACGCAGTGGAGATCATTGATATTCCTGCAGCAAATGAAAGACAATGCGGCCAAGCAAAATTGCATGACCTAGAAGGCGCCAAGCGCTTAATGCGATTCTGGCTTGAACAAAGCAAGGAAGAATTAAAACAGGTATTTGCTTAA
- a CDS encoding DUF1540 domain-containing protein — MAKDVLCEVNNCTYWANGNKCSADKIYVVSHTGQTADSTKETDCQTFEASDL; from the coding sequence ATGGCAAAGGATGTATTATGTGAAGTAAACAACTGCACGTATTGGGCGAACGGAAACAAATGCAGTGCTGACAAAATCTATGTTGTCAGCCATACAGGGCAGACGGCTGATTCAACGAAAGAAACCGATTGTCAAACCTTTGAAGCGAGTGATTTATAG
- a CDS encoding metal ABC transporter substrate-binding protein, with amino-acid sequence MKKIILFLSFLLPLGLILSACSTEKQQTAKNKNQLTIYTTVFPLQYFTERIGGNYVDVKTIYPPGADEHTFEPSQKDMINLADSDLFFYIGLGLEGFVEKAKGTLKNEAVTLVPAADQLPLPKDTHSDEEDAGHDEHNHGDINPHVWLDPIYSKDMSAVIRDALIKKMPQNKDLFNENYQKLASELDELNSEYEQTISNAKHKKIIVTHAAFGYWEHRYGIEQISISGLSTTNEPTQKELEKIISIADHDGLHYILFEQNVQSKLGKVVQKEIGARALPIHNLAILSKDNIKDKETYFSLMKANLETLKTALNN; translated from the coding sequence ATGAAAAAAATTATCCTTTTTCTTTCTTTTTTATTACCATTAGGTCTTATTTTATCCGCTTGTTCAACTGAAAAACAGCAGACAGCCAAAAACAAGAATCAATTAACTATTTATACAACCGTATTCCCACTTCAATATTTTACTGAACGAATTGGCGGTAATTATGTAGATGTAAAAACGATCTATCCTCCCGGAGCCGATGAACACACATTCGAACCATCGCAAAAGGATATGATAAATTTGGCCGATTCAGACTTATTTTTCTACATTGGTCTTGGACTTGAAGGATTTGTTGAAAAAGCAAAAGGAACATTAAAAAATGAAGCCGTAACTTTAGTTCCTGCGGCCGATCAATTGCCATTACCTAAAGATACACATTCTGATGAAGAAGATGCAGGGCATGACGAACATAACCATGGAGATATCAACCCGCATGTCTGGCTTGACCCGATTTATTCAAAAGATATGTCTGCGGTTATTCGTGATGCGTTAATCAAAAAAATGCCGCAAAACAAGGACCTTTTTAATGAAAATTACCAAAAACTAGCAAGTGAATTAGATGAATTAAACAGCGAATATGAGCAGACCATTTCCAACGCGAAGCATAAAAAAATAATCGTAACCCATGCTGCGTTTGGTTATTGGGAACATCGTTATGGGATTGAACAAATAAGCATTTCCGGGCTTTCAACAACCAATGAGCCAACCCAAAAAGAACTTGAGAAAATTATCTCAATCGCCGACCATGACGGCTTACACTATATACTTTTTGAACAAAACGTCCAATCCAAACTAGGCAAGGTCGTCCAAAAAGAAATTGGAGCAAGAGCACTGCCTATTCATAACCTGGCTATTTTATCTAAAGACAATATCAAGGATAAAGAAACCTATTTTTCATTGATGAAAGCAAATCTTGAGACATTAAAAACGGCTTTAAATAATTAA